In Sphingomonas phyllosphaerae, one DNA window encodes the following:
- a CDS encoding exonuclease domain-containing protein, protein MSHMPHRAIDTPDFVVIDVETACSRVSSICQVGIVGFRDGRELFAWETLLDPCDEFHPMNSRIHGIAAHHVIGQPTFAHVHAVIDRHLSGAVTVAHSMFDKGALAAACQMHGCAEIETIWLDSVRVAKRAWPDLPNHKLGGLARFLGVEHRHHDALSDARAAGWVIVRAIEHTGMSLGDWMAPPLPAGPAPLAASSGPLIGERVVIVGEPRDGPTAHAIAAAGGVVRSSIGRTTTLVVIGGDPRYEAWLRTDPKVRKAEQAIAAGQPLAIVTARSLSALLA, encoded by the coding sequence ATGAGCCACATGCCGCACCGGGCGATCGATACGCCGGACTTCGTCGTCATCGACGTCGAGACCGCCTGCTCGCGCGTCAGCAGCATTTGTCAGGTCGGCATCGTCGGCTTCCGCGATGGGCGCGAGCTGTTCGCGTGGGAGACGCTGCTCGATCCCTGTGACGAATTCCATCCGATGAACAGCCGCATTCATGGCATCGCCGCGCATCACGTCATCGGTCAGCCGACCTTCGCGCATGTCCATGCCGTGATCGACCGGCATCTGTCCGGCGCGGTCACGGTGGCGCACTCGATGTTCGACAAGGGCGCGCTGGCGGCGGCGTGCCAAATGCACGGCTGTGCCGAGATCGAGACCATATGGCTGGACAGCGTTCGCGTTGCGAAACGCGCATGGCCCGATCTGCCCAACCACAAGCTCGGCGGCCTCGCCCGCTTCCTGGGCGTCGAACACCGCCATCATGACGCGCTGAGCGATGCGCGTGCCGCGGGATGGGTGATCGTGCGGGCCATCGAACATACGGGCATGTCGCTCGGCGACTGGATGGCACCTCCCCTGCCCGCCGGTCCGGCCCCGCTGGCTGCGTCCTCCGGGCCGTTGATCGGGGAGCGCGTGGTCATCGTCGGCGAACCACGCGACGGCCCGACGGCGCATGCCATCGCCGCCGCGGGCGGGGTCGTCCGAAGCTCGATCGGCCGCACGACCACGTTGGTGGTGATCGGCGGCGATCCGCGCTACGAAGCCTGGCTGCGCACCGATCCGAAAGTGCGGAAGGCCGAACAGGCGATCGCCGCAGGTCAGCCTCTCGCCATCGTCACCGCCCGCTCGCTGTCTGCGCTGCTCGCCTGA
- a CDS encoding alpha-ketoglutarate-dependent dioxygenase AlkB translates to MRDLFDAPLLAGLAAADDVVTAAEERDLAAAIDALNLLPFRFQGWEGKRLTHSFGIHYDFDKGALAATDPLPEWLAQIRDRAERFAGLEPGTLQQALLIRYDPGAGIGWHRDRPHFEHVVGISLGAAAAMRFRRRSDTGFARRTLPLPARGIYHLHGEARYAWEHSIAPMEATRWSITLRSLSERGRKAMGRP, encoded by the coding sequence ATGCGTGATCTCTTCGATGCCCCGCTTCTTGCCGGCCTCGCAGCGGCAGACGACGTCGTCACGGCGGCCGAGGAACGCGACCTCGCTGCGGCGATCGATGCGCTGAACCTGTTGCCGTTCCGGTTCCAGGGCTGGGAAGGCAAACGGCTGACCCACAGCTTCGGCATCCACTATGATTTCGACAAGGGCGCGCTCGCCGCGACCGATCCGCTACCCGAATGGCTGGCACAAATCCGTGATCGTGCCGAGCGCTTCGCCGGTCTCGAACCCGGCACCCTGCAACAGGCGCTGCTCATCCGCTACGATCCGGGTGCCGGGATCGGCTGGCATCGCGATCGGCCACACTTCGAGCATGTGGTCGGGATCTCCCTGGGTGCGGCGGCGGCGATGCGGTTTCGTCGCCGTTCGGACACCGGTTTCGCACGCCGCACCTTGCCGCTGCCCGCGCGCGGCATCTATCACCTTCATGGCGAAGCGCGGTACGCGTGGGAGCACAGCATCGCGCCAATGGAGGCGACACGCTGGTCGATCACGCTGCGCAGTCTGTCCGAACGCGGCCGAAAGGCTATGGGACGGCCATGA
- a CDS encoding alpha/beta fold hydrolase, whose protein sequence is MTRNAPPLILLPAMGCDGQLWARQIVDLSDITHPMLGDLSVDDTLEAMAARVLAHAPPRFAVAGVSLGGYVALEIIRQAPDRVQQVALFGTRASMQMRPRAVADQGLLATAPHADPTLTPIVSGPVQAMAERVGAAVFERQQRAILARPDIDPAIAAVRVPTLVAVGDRDRICLPSDARALCDRIPGARFHEIRSCGHLAPIERPGEVTMLLQELLQS, encoded by the coding sequence ATGACCCGCAACGCACCGCCCCTGATCCTGCTTCCGGCCATGGGGTGTGACGGCCAGCTCTGGGCGCGACAGATCGTCGACCTCAGCGACATTACGCACCCGATGCTGGGCGACCTGAGCGTCGACGATACGCTTGAGGCGATGGCGGCGCGGGTGCTGGCGCATGCGCCGCCGCGTTTCGCGGTCGCGGGGGTCAGCCTCGGCGGCTATGTGGCGCTCGAAATCATCCGTCAGGCGCCTGACCGGGTGCAACAGGTGGCGCTGTTCGGCACCCGCGCCTCGATGCAGATGCGTCCGCGTGCGGTCGCGGATCAGGGATTGCTGGCGACCGCCCCGCACGCCGACCCGACGCTGACCCCGATCGTCAGCGGCCCCGTTCAGGCCATGGCCGAGCGCGTCGGCGCGGCGGTGTTCGAACGGCAGCAGCGTGCCATCCTCGCCCGGCCCGACATCGATCCCGCGATCGCCGCGGTGCGCGTGCCGACGCTGGTGGCGGTGGGCGATCGCGATCGCATCTGCCTCCCCTCCGACGCCCGTGCGCTCTGCGATCGTATTCCCGGCGCCCGCTTTCACGAGATCCGCAGTTGCGGCCATCTGGCCCCGATCGAACGTCCCGGCGAGGTCACGATGCTCCTGCAGGAACTGTTGCAAAGCTGA
- a CDS encoding CitMHS family transporter, with protein MDLALLGFLMVATFMTLIMTKRMTPLVALIVVPTAFALLAGFASGLGDMMIDGIKNLAPTGVMLLFAILFFSIMTDTGLFDPLVNRLLRIVHGDPLAILIGTVVLCAIVSLDGDGSTTYIITIAALLPLYKRYDMNRLYLCCLLMSTSGIMNLTPWGGPTARAASALKLDPATLFLPLIPGMIAGLAFLIGLAIWFGRKERRRIGHVKANEPTAFTGMAVSQFPEARRPHLRWFNGALTLALIAGLVSGILPLSVLMMLAFAVAMIVNYPQVAEQKERIAAHAGNVLSVVSLIFAAGIFTGILSGTGMVEAMSKEVVGFIPPVLGPYMAPITALLSLPFTFFISNDAFYFGMLPILAEAGAHYGVSPMAIARASLMGQPVHLLSPLVPSTYLLVSLAGIDLADHQRFTLVPAAVVCAVMTLVGMAVLAFPLIA; from the coding sequence ATGGATCTTGCCCTGCTCGGCTTCCTGATGGTCGCCACCTTCATGACGCTCATCATGACCAAGCGGATGACTCCGTTGGTCGCGCTGATCGTCGTACCGACCGCGTTCGCGCTGCTCGCCGGCTTCGCCTCCGGGCTCGGCGACATGATGATCGACGGCATCAAGAATCTCGCGCCGACCGGCGTGATGCTGTTGTTCGCGATCCTGTTCTTCTCGATCATGACCGATACGGGGCTGTTCGATCCACTGGTCAACCGGTTGCTGCGCATCGTCCATGGCGATCCGCTGGCGATCCTGATCGGCACGGTGGTGCTGTGCGCGATCGTCAGCCTCGATGGTGACGGGTCGACGACCTACATCATCACCATCGCCGCGCTGCTGCCGCTCTACAAGCGGTATGACATGAACCGGCTCTATCTGTGCTGCCTGCTGATGAGCACCAGCGGGATCATGAACCTGACCCCCTGGGGCGGACCGACCGCGCGCGCCGCCAGTGCGCTGAAGCTCGATCCCGCCACGCTGTTCCTGCCGCTGATCCCCGGCATGATCGCCGGGCTGGCCTTCCTCATCGGCCTGGCGATCTGGTTCGGGCGGAAGGAGCGCCGCCGCATCGGTCATGTGAAGGCCAATGAGCCGACCGCCTTCACCGGCATGGCCGTGTCGCAGTTCCCCGAGGCACGCCGTCCGCACCTGCGCTGGTTCAACGGCGCGCTGACGCTCGCGCTGATCGCGGGGCTGGTGTCGGGCATCCTGCCGCTGTCGGTGCTGATGATGCTGGCCTTCGCGGTCGCGATGATCGTCAACTATCCGCAGGTGGCGGAACAGAAGGAGCGGATCGCCGCCCATGCCGGCAATGTCCTGTCGGTCGTCTCGCTGATCTTCGCGGCGGGTATCTTCACCGGCATCCTGTCGGGCACCGGCATGGTCGAGGCGATGAGCAAGGAAGTCGTCGGCTTCATCCCGCCGGTGCTCGGGCCGTACATGGCGCCGATCACCGCGCTGCTCAGCCTGCCGTTCACCTTCTTCATCTCCAATGACGCCTTCTACTTCGGGATGCTGCCGATCCTCGCCGAGGCGGGTGCGCACTATGGCGTCTCGCCGATGGCGATCGCGCGCGCCTCGCTGATGGGGCAACCGGTGCACCTGCTCAGCCCGCTGGTGCCGTCGACCTATCTGCTGGTCAGCCTCGCAGGCATCGACCTCGCCGATCACCAGCGCTTCACGCTGGTGCCCGCCGCGGTCGTGTGCGCCGTGATGACGCTGGTCGGCATGGCCGTGCTCGCCTTTCCGCTGATCGCCTGA
- a CDS encoding porin, translating to MIPIRTATALVALLAATPALAQTPTSEELAALVRQQAAEIAALRARLDRLEGATATASPTATVSTAPVPTAAPAPAPQLAQSGSTARDVVTRPFAPQLVPPGPADRDVVQAQQANAAGVTTEWGAGLPVFHSADGIYTFKPRGRILTDVSSTFGSKYNGRNITTTGMRALRLGLEGGVGTHFFYQFESDFSENEVDIVTAFIGWRNRIRPGLDYDVRAGHLFNDRGFEGSTGSDSTPFMERTVVSTAIIPQRGFYGVGIMPRVFWKSGHASLTLTGDRIDGNQATNDSRTMLARAHWNPIKSERSVLHVGLWGFDEALSSAATTLTRNTVIGGRFNGALRVSTGALLGGRSTTGYGAELGGYIGPVWLMGEAGERRARLDAGRPDFVSKAWSVSGGWFLTGDLPPYNPRLGSFGQPRVLKPIFEGGPGAIELTARYENLDYTSLLTGGRGWAATVGANWYLNSFTRLQFNWVHWDTDNRAGAFVGDDSGETIGTRIAVTF from the coding sequence ATGATCCCGATCCGAACCGCCACCGCGCTCGTCGCGCTGCTCGCCGCCACGCCCGCGCTCGCCCAGACGCCGACCAGCGAGGAACTTGCCGCGCTCGTCCGCCAGCAGGCCGCCGAGATCGCGGCGTTACGGGCACGGCTCGACCGGCTGGAGGGCGCCACGGCCACCGCGAGCCCGACGGCGACCGTCAGCACCGCGCCCGTCCCGACAGCCGCTCCCGCTCCTGCTCCGCAGCTGGCGCAATCCGGGTCGACCGCGCGCGACGTCGTCACCCGCCCCTTCGCGCCGCAGCTCGTCCCGCCCGGGCCGGCCGACCGCGACGTGGTGCAGGCGCAACAGGCCAACGCGGCCGGCGTGACGACCGAATGGGGCGCGGGTCTGCCGGTCTTCCATTCGGCCGACGGCATCTACACCTTCAAGCCGCGCGGGCGCATCCTGACCGACGTCAGCTCCACGTTCGGATCGAAGTATAACGGCCGCAACATCACCACCACCGGCATGCGCGCCTTGCGCCTCGGCCTCGAAGGTGGCGTGGGGACGCACTTCTTCTACCAGTTCGAATCCGACTTCTCGGAGAACGAGGTCGACATCGTCACCGCGTTCATCGGCTGGCGCAACCGCATCCGGCCCGGCCTCGATTACGACGTGCGCGCCGGGCATCTGTTCAACGATCGCGGCTTCGAAGGGTCGACCGGGTCGGATTCGACGCCGTTCATGGAACGTACCGTCGTCTCCACCGCGATCATCCCGCAGCGTGGCTTCTACGGTGTCGGTATCATGCCGCGCGTGTTCTGGAAGTCGGGCCATGCCTCGCTGACGCTGACCGGGGACCGGATCGACGGCAATCAGGCGACCAACGACAGCCGCACGATGCTCGCGCGGGCGCACTGGAACCCCATCAAGTCGGAGCGCTCGGTGCTGCACGTCGGGCTCTGGGGCTTCGACGAAGCGCTGTCTTCGGCGGCGACGACGCTGACCCGCAACACGGTGATCGGCGGCCGCTTCAACGGCGCGCTGCGCGTCTCGACCGGCGCGCTGCTCGGCGGACGCAGCACCACCGGTTACGGTGCCGAACTGGGCGGCTATATCGGCCCGGTCTGGCTGATGGGTGAAGCCGGCGAACGCCGCGCGCGGCTCGATGCCGGACGGCCGGACTTCGTCAGCAAGGCGTGGAGCGTGTCGGGTGGCTGGTTCCTCACCGGCGATCTGCCGCCGTACAATCCGCGCCTCGGCAGCTTCGGCCAGCCGCGCGTCCTGAAGCCGATCTTCGAAGGCGGACCGGGCGCGATCGAGCTGACCGCGCGCTACGAAAACCTCGATTACACCAGCCTGCTTACCGGCGGGCGTGGCTGGGCCGCGACGGTCGGCGCCAACTGGTATCTCAACAGCTTCACCCGTCTCCAGTTCAACTGGGTCCATTGGGACACCGACAATCGCGCCGGCGCCTTCGTCGGCGACGACAGTGGTGAGACGATCGGCACCCGCATCGCCGTCACCTTTTGA